The segment GCCTCGTCCACGGTGGGCACGTCGGGGAACAGCGGCGAACGCTTGGGGCTGCCGATGGCCAGCAGCTTGAGCCGGTTGGCGCGCACATGCGGCAGGGCGATGCCCGGATCGAAGGCAAAGTCGATCTGGCCGGCCAGCAGGTCGTTGAGCGCCGGGGCTGCGCCGCGGTAGGGGACGTGCACGGAGAAGGTGCCGGTCATGCTCTTGAGCATCTCGGTGGCTAGGTGCGGCGAGCTGCCGTTGCCCGGCGAGCCGTAGGACAGCTTGCCCGGGTTGGCCTTCATGTAGGAGACGAACTCGCGGGCGTTGGCCACCGGCAGCGCGGGCTTGACCACCAGGAACACGGCGACGCGGGCGACCGAGGCTACCGGGCTCAGGTCCTTGGCGGGGTCGAAGGGCATCTTGGGGTAGATGTGCGGGTTCACCGACACCAGACCGCCCGAGCTCATCAGCAGCGTATAGCCGTCGGCCGGCGACTTGACCACGACGTCACCGCCGATGTTGCCGCCCGAGCCGGCGCGGTTTTCCACCACCACCGGCTGGCCCAGCGCGTCCTGCAGCGGCGCGGCCACCAGACGCGCCAGCACGTCGGCCACACCGCCGGGCGGGAAGGTCACGATGACCTTGACCGGCTTGGTGGGGTAACCCTGCGCGTGCGCCACGGGCAGCACGCCGGCGGCGGCCACCAGCGCGGCGAGCAGGCTGCGTCGCAGCAGTCGGGATTGGATTTTGCTTGTCATGGTGGGTCTCCTTCGTTGTATCAACTCGTCTTCTTCACTGGGGGCCTGCGCATCCAGCGGATGGGTTGCGCCTTGACGGGGCGCGCCGGTACGCCGTGTTTTACCAGAGCCTGATCGAGGGTTTTCCCGGCGTCATCGGCCAGGGCCGCTTGGCGTGCCGCGGCGATCGCGGCGGCACGTGCATCGTCATGTTCGAAATGGTCGGCCACGGCCAGGTGTTGCACCACGTGCAGCAGGTTGTCCTTGCCGCGCTCGTTGGTGGAGCCGTAGCCCTTGATCAGGCGGCCGCACAAGGCCAGCTCGTGGCCCGTGGGCCAGTGGCGAGCGGTGCTGCCCACCACGGCGGCCAGCCATTGTTCGATCAGCGCCTGCTCGGTGGCATAACGGCTGCCCAGCGGGCGCAGCGCGCGCAGCATGGCCAGGCCACGCAGGGCCAGCATGCCGGCTACCGAATGGGTGCCGATCTTCAGCGGCAGGGCCCAGGGCGTCTTGCCGGCCAGCACGCGTTTGCGGTCCCAGGCCAGCACGCGCTGCGCCAGGTCCGTGGGCAGCAGGGCGGCGAACTCGGGCGCGCCGGGTTTGAAGTGGTCGTAGAGCTTGAGCAGGTCGGCTTCGCCGGCCTTGACCTCGCCCAACACACGCGACCAGCGGCTGGCGCGGCTCTTGAGGTCGGCCACGCGGATGATGTCGTCGAAGGCCATCCACAGCGCCAGCCAGCGCGCCATCTCGCGCGTGACGGCCCAGCCGCGTGTGCCCTGCGGATCGCTCGCGCGCTCGGCCGCCAGCACCTGTTGCAGGCGCTCGATGTAGCGCTGTGCGTAGGCGGCGTTCTGGTACTCGACCAGGCGCGCATGGCCCAGGGCGATGATCTCGTGCAGCACGCCGGGGAAGAGCGCGGCCACGGGGGCGGGCAGGGCCGGCACTTCGGCGGCCGGGGCCACAGCTTTCGGTGTGAGCACCTGCTCGATGAATTGAGCCTGCGTGCGCTGTGCATGCACGGCGTCGAAGCCCAGGGCAAAACCACGCAGGCTGGCCTGGGCACTGCCGCCGCTGTCTTTGAGGATGGCTTCGTACTCGGCGCGGCCCATGGGCAGCAGGCCGCTGGCGGCGATGCAGCCCAGCATCACGGCGCTGACGATGGTGCCGGCCTGGCGCGTGAGTTCGGCCATGTCCAGCACGTGGTGGGCGCGGCTGTGCGCGGTGATGAGGTTCAGCAGGCCCTGCGCGTCGCGCCGGCCGTCGCCCA is part of the Rhodoferax sp. BAB1 genome and harbors:
- a CDS encoding tripartite tricarboxylate transporter substrate binding protein, with amino-acid sequence MTSKIQSRLLRRSLLAALVAAAGVLPVAHAQGYPTKPVKVIVTFPPGGVADVLARLVAAPLQDALGQPVVVENRAGSGGNIGGDVVVKSPADGYTLLMSSGGLVSVNPHIYPKMPFDPAKDLSPVASVARVAVFLVVKPALPVANAREFVSYMKANPGKLSYGSPGNGSSPHLATEMLKSMTGTFSVHVPYRGAAPALNDLLAGQIDFAFDPGIALPHVRANRLKLLAIGSPKRSPLFPDVPTVDEATGLKGFDADSYFGFYAPAGTPPAVVARLNTEINKILGSQSAKDRIAALGGEAAPMTPQQFAAKATDDSKRFGALIRERGIKGD
- a CDS encoding indolepyruvate oxidoreductase subunit beta family protein, whose translation is MSQQQPISLLLCALGGEGGGVLTEWLVETARHAGYPVQATSIPGVAQRTGATTYYLEVFPVPVKELDGKRPVLGLYPMPGRLDALVSSELLETVRQISLGHASSDRTLVLSSTARALTTMEKMQMGDGRRDAQGLLNLITAHSRAHHVLDMAELTRQAGTIVSAVMLGCIAASGLLPMGRAEYEAILKDSGGSAQASLRGFALGFDAVHAQRTQAQFIEQVLTPKAVAPAAEVPALPAPVAALFPGVLHEIIALGHARLVEYQNAAYAQRYIERLQQVLAAERASDPQGTRGWAVTREMARWLALWMAFDDIIRVADLKSRASRWSRVLGEVKAGEADLLKLYDHFKPGAPEFAALLPTDLAQRVLAWDRKRVLAGKTPWALPLKIGTHSVAGMLALRGLAMLRALRPLGSRYATEQALIEQWLAAVVGSTARHWPTGHELALCGRLIKGYGSTNERGKDNLLHVVQHLAVADHFEHDDARAAAIAAARQAALADDAGKTLDQALVKHGVPARPVKAQPIRWMRRPPVKKTS